TCCCGGAGGCGTCTGTATATCCCGCACCGTTTTCGATCAGGTTCATACCCGTCTGGACTTGGATTTCGATTACCTGGGCGAGCGCAAGGTGAAGAACATCGCCGCACCAGTGCGCGTCTACAAGGTGCTGCTGGAACCGGGACAGGCGCCCACGCGGAGGGAGCGCGCAGTCAGGAATTTGGCAAGGAGTTGGCGCAAGGTGGCGCTGCTGGCGACGGCGGCTGTGTTAGTGGCGCTGGTTGCGATTCTGTCCTGGAATCTATACCGGCAATCCGTGGTCGAATCCGCCTTGGCCGCCTTCGAGAAGGAAGCGGCCTTCCCCCTGCCCGACAAGCCTTCCATCGCCGTGCTGGCCTTCGACAACCTGAGCGGAAATCCGGACGACCAATGGTTCAGCGACGGCTTTGCCG
The nucleotide sequence above comes from Candidatus Glassbacteria bacterium. Encoded proteins:
- a CDS encoding adenylate/guanylate cyclase domain-containing protein; its protein translation is MASTEARQKLAAVFVTDVVGYSRLMGDDHHATVKTLAEYREVFSSHIRKRQGRIVNAPGDSILAEFESVVDAVTCAVEIQRELSGRNNRLPEPRRMHFRIGINLGDVLIKDGELFGDGVNIAARLESLADPGGVCISRTVFDQVHTRLDLDFDYLGERKVKNIAAPVRVYKVLLEPGQAPTRRERAVRNLARSWRKVALLATAAVLVALVAILSWNLYRQSVVESALAAFEKEAAFPLPDKPSIAVLAFDNLSGNPDDQWFSDGFA